In the genome of Bacteroidota bacterium, one region contains:
- the serC gene encoding 3-phosphoserine/phosphohydroxythreonine transaminase, whose product MGKTHNFYAGPSILPQYTIDETAKAIKDFAGTGLSIMEISHRSKEVVAVMDKAVALFKELLNIPEGYQVLFLGGGASTQFMMVPYNLMGKKAAYLTTGGWAAKAVKEAKLFGEVVEVASSKESNYNYIPKGWEVPADADYFHITTNNTLYGTEIREDFDIDIPLVADMSSDIFSRPIDVSKYALIYGGAQKNLAPAGITFVIVKEELLGKVDRAIPTMLDYRTHIKSESMFNTPPVLPLFAALKTLEWLKNNGGIEAMEKVNIEKAGLLYDEIDRNKLFKPTVSVVEDRSLMNICWVMNEEYAELEKEFLDFATARGMVGIKGHRSVGGYRASTYNALPKESVVALVKVMQEFESMK is encoded by the coding sequence ATGGGCAAAACTCATAATTTTTATGCTGGTCCTTCAATTCTTCCTCAATATACAATTGATGAAACCGCAAAAGCAATAAAAGACTTCGCAGGGACAGGTCTTTCAATAATGGAAATTTCTCACAGAAGCAAAGAAGTGGTTGCTGTAATGGATAAAGCAGTTGCTCTTTTTAAAGAGTTATTAAATATCCCTGAAGGATATCAAGTGCTGTTTCTTGGTGGTGGTGCCAGTACACAATTTATGATGGTGCCCTACAATTTAATGGGGAAAAAAGCAGCCTATCTGACAACCGGTGGTTGGGCAGCAAAAGCTGTAAAGGAAGCTAAATTATTTGGAGAAGTAGTTGAAGTGGCATCTTCAAAAGAGAGCAACTACAATTATATTCCAAAGGGCTGGGAAGTACCTGCTGATGCAGATTATTTCCATATTACAACAAACAACACGCTTTATGGAACTGAGATCAGAGAAGATTTCGATATTGATATTCCTTTGGTAGCTGATATGTCTTCCGATATTTTTAGTCGCCCAATTGATGTTTCAAAATATGCATTGATATATGGAGGTGCTCAAAAAAATCTTGCACCAGCTGGAATCACTTTCGTTATTGTTAAGGAAGAATTGTTAGGAAAAGTTGACCGTGCTATTCCAACTATGCTGGATTATCGAACGCACATAAAAAGCGAGTCGATGTTCAACACACCTCCAGTACTTCCATTATTTGCTGCGCTAAAAACGTTAGAATGGCTGAAAAACAATGGTGGAATTGAAGCCATGGAAAAAGTTAATATCGAAAAAGCTGGTTTGCTTTATGATGAAATAGATAGAAATAAATTATTCAAACCTACTGTATCAGTTGTTGAAGATCGTTCGCTCATGAATATTTGCTGGGTGATGAATGAGGAATATGCAGAGCTTGAGAAAGAATTTCTTGACTTTGCTACTGCCAGAGGAATGGTTGGAATTAAGGGTCATCGTTCTGTCGGAGGATATCGTGCTTCTACCTATAATGCACTCCCTAAAGAAAGTGTGGTAGCATTGGTAAAAGTGATGCAGGAATTTGAATCCATGAAGTAA